The nucleotide sequence ATTAGAGGGGTTGACCAACACGTTGAACATGATTTGGGCCCACATGATATCGAAGTTGTCGATCCAGCTGATGACAATCAAAATGACAGCGCCCAACTTCAAACGTCACCGCCTCAAACGGCGACAACACGTGTTCCACGAACCAGAATTCAACCGCAGCGGTACAAAGATTATTCGGTACAGCTTCCGCCCTCCATCGATCACGCAAACCCGATTCTTGAACAAGCTTCCTCAACGGTACATCCCTTGGCTTATTACCTTTCATATAACAGTTTTAGTGCTAACCATAAAGCATTTTTATCGGCCATTGACTCTTGTCATGATCCAAAGAACTTTGTTCAAGCATCACAGGATCCAAAATGGCGTGAAGCTATGGAACAAGAAATCAAAGCCCTCCAAGAGAATGGAACGTGGACGCTTAAAAAACTTCCAAGCGGAAAGAAAGCGATCGACTCGAAGTGGGTTTATAAAGTAAAACATAAACCAGATGGCCAAGTGGATCGATACAAGGCCAGACCCGTGGCAAAAGGATACACGCAAATGGAGGGGGTGGATTACCACGACACCTTTGCACCGGTTGCAAAACTGGTAACCATGCGAACACTTTTGGCTCTCGCTGTCAAACAAGATTGGATCATACATCAACTGGATGTAAATAACGCATTCCTACATGATGATCTAGATGAAGAAGTATAAATGAAAGTGCCACAAGGTTTCATGATGAATAATGAAGATCGGGTTTGTCGTCTGCGAAAATCCATGTATGGTCTCAAACAAGCTTCCCGTAATTGGTATTATAAATTCACGCAGTCCTTGGTTAGTATGGGTTACAAACAATCGGTAGCCGATCCTTCCTTGTTTATCTTCACTAAAGGAACCGTCCACGTGTCGGCTCTCATTTATGTGGACGATGTAATAATCGTTGGGAATAACATGGACAAGATTAAAGCGACCAAGACATTGCTGCATGAACAGTTCACGATCAAGGATCTAGGAAGCTTGAAGTATTTTCTTGGGATAGAAGTTGCTCACACCAAAGAAGGCTTGGTCTTGAGCCAAAGAAAATATACTCTTGATATTTTACGGGACATGGGATTGGAAAGATGTAGACCCAGTTCGTTCCCGATGGAACAAACCTTGAAACTCGATCGAGCAGAAGAAGAACCAAAAGTGGATGCCGGCCAGTATCGCAGGTTAATAGGGAGGCTTTTGTATTTACAAGCTACAAGGCCTGACATCTCATTCTCTGTAAACTTGCTAAGTCAATTTGTGGCTGACCCAAGACAACCACACTATGATGCAGCTATCCGGATTGTTAGGTACTTGAAAACAACAGTCGGTCaggggattttgttaccaaaagaaGGGGGCAGTAACTTAGTCACATATTGTGATTCCGATTGGATGGGATGTCCTTTTTCTAGACGGTCACGTACGGGATACATGCTCTTATTTGGTGAGGCACCTGTCTCTTGGAAGTCTAAGAAACAGTCCGTAGTTTCACGGTCCTCAGCAGAAGCGGAATACCGGGCTATGGCAACTACAGTTAGTGAAATTTTGTGGATTCGTTGGCTGCACAATGAACTCGGTGCACAGCAGTCTAATTCTACCATTTTGTTTTGTGACAATAAAGCAGCTCGTCATATCGCCAATAACACAGTGTTTCACGAGCGTACCAAACATGTTGAAATGGACTGTCACTTTGTCCGAGAACGAGTAGAGTCCAAAGAAATATTGCCAATGCATATTGAATCAGCAAATCAAATAGCAGATTTATTGACCAAACCATTGGGAGGACCTCAGCTAAAGATTTTATTGGACAAGTTGGGCATTCGGAACCTACATGctccaacttgagggggagtaaAGGACCTAATTAATCTATGCCTTATCTCTAAAttaatttatttgttttattcCTTCTTATCTTTTGTCGATAAACTCAGAGATAGAGATTAGTTTGTTTGGTTTTAGAGATAATAGGCATCAATTTTCTTATTTAACCGATCTGTACGTTTTTGTCTATCAATGAATGAATGAAGACTTGAATGTTCTTTTCTCCTAAGCTACTGATTACCAATTTGTTCACTTATAACTTATACGTATATATTTCAcaacataaaaaatataaatatacgagttaaatgccattttagtccctgtggtttggatcattttgccagtttagtccaaaggtttcatttttaacctgtgggtccaaaaaggtttcacagttgccattttagtccactgggttaacttcatccattttttctgttaacgagaaggccaatttggtcattttgtatgtaattctgttaactaaaactgcaattcagccatataaaatgaccgaatttgccttctcgttaacagaaaaaatggatgaagttaacccagtggactaaaatggcaactgtgaaacctttttgaacccacaggttaaaaacgaaacctttggactaaactggcaaaatggctcaaaccacagggactaaaatggcatttaactctaaatatacctatcaaatatatataataaagtaaatttatttttcatattattaacatactaaaataaatcactaataaaCAAGGGTTAATGaaatattaaaatataaattaataaattcGGGTATAAGAccgggtatatagttcgggtaaacgggtatgtggttttgagtaatcgggtcgggtatcacctaatcctgTACCCGACCCATACCTGcaaatttttttaaaactaatcttatacccggcccaatacccgtcgggtatcgggtatactcatcccatttgtgtcgggtttcgaGATTACCCGTCGGACTtgggtatttttgccatccctaatTGGAccttgttgcttcattccctTTTTCGGGCCTAGTGCTTCATTCCCAGTTTTGTTTCAATTTCGAATTATGAATTGTCTCCGTTTTGACATCATTTTTTTCGTATGTTTCGACCAATTCATAGTTAGAAGCTACAAATCCATGTTAAGAACAATTAAATATCAAACGGAATGGATTTGTTACAAAAAGTGTATCCAATTGTGGATAAATGATATAAATACTATGTATAATTTTGCACACATCACTATTGTGACCAAGTCCAAAAATTTCAAATGGATACTAACATAATTGACCACATTTCTAATTCCAATAACAAACACATTTGTTACTAGGGATGAGATTTTTTACCGAAATACCGGCACCGTATCGATGTCATACCGTACCGATCATAaacggtaccggtaccggtatcagTAATAGATTTTTCGAAATTCGGTATCGGTAAAAAACAGTATTGTATttttcggtaaataccggtattAATACCGAATTTAATAATCATTAGTAAAAAGCATGGAATCCATTGAAGTAAGTTAATTTTTTAATGGTTTAGTTATAAATTATCAATATATCTTTtcttatttttagatttttaataTCTTTGTGGTTAGTTGTGTAAGGAGACGACACTATTGTTGAAGAAAGCCCTTTTTGTCGAACTTGATGGTGATTCTGAATTGGTTAAAAGTCGAACCCATGGATGTTTAATCTGTTTACCTTTTTTTACATTCCTCTATATATTACTCTAGTTCAGTTAATAATAGATGGATGGGTTGCACATGATATTTTTTTAGGTAAAACAATGGATGACACCAAAGCGGTAACAATGTGGTAAAgtaccgaaataccggtaccgataccggtaccgaatcTATAAATACGGTACGGTAATCGGTATCCATATTTTCTCAATTTCGTAACAGTATTTACGGTATCGATACCGGTATCGTACCGACCTCATCCCTATTTGTTACCATACtaccaaaattttggatattTATAAAATATCTAAAGAATAGATATACTTTAAATGTGTAGCCTTATTTCTTTCACTTTTGTCCCACCACTATTCCATAGTTTCCTTTCACACACTCAAATCACAGTCTCAACCCGCCATTAACGCTGGGACCAGCTTACAATCccaacattattattattattattacctgCATCTTCTTCCATCATTCTCATTTTCATAATTCAACAACCACCTCTCTTTTTTCAACTCCTCTCAAATTCATACTAAATAAATAACTTCCCCATTGATCACCATTGCTTCATCTGCAACATGGCTGGAACACTTCAGTCCCCTCGAGTTGAGATCGATACATCCCCGCCTTTTGGCTCGGTTAAGGAGGCTGTGACCCGGTTCGGAGGACGTGGTTCGTGGATTCCTGTTCAAGTTCCTCGACTTGCCGGTGTTAGTTTCTCTGAATTTTCTGTATATGTTATGTTTTCATCTTGTTTTTTACTTGGTATTAGAAGTTAGATATTTTGAATTATGTGATGGATAGTGACTCCCTTGGCGGGTTGGATTTTTCAACCCAAACACGATCCATATTTCTATTTTTGTCAACTGAAAAAAATGAATTCTAACCTGTATTGTTGTACATTTTTAAAATCATGTAACTTGAACACGATCTGTTTAACCCTTTTATTTAAAAATGTAAAATAGTTTGACGTGTAGTAATCCAGTTGTAAAGTGTAAACATGTTAATAGGTTGGTGAGTTGTAAAATCATAATCGGATTAGAGGGTTGACTTGTTTAATTAAGAAAGTTGGGTAGTCGAAATGTCTAATTAACCATGTTAAACAAGTCAAGCTTGAGACGCCCCGTTTAATTAATCATGTTAGCACAAACACAACTAACTTATTAAACGTGTTAGATATAACAGAACAAAACCTACTTATCATGTCATGGTTTGGGTAGCACCGGAAATTTACACTCAGTAGTGCCAAAAATCTTGTATTCTCTTCCAAATTTTTATGGATTTACTAGTTTTATTTGAAAATATTTAGAAACTTTATTTTCGACAGACTAAAGTGTAATCGTCTGACAGTTGCTTTCACAAGAAATGGTTTATTTGTACCTATTTTAGTCAAACTTTTGCTTTCAAAAAGCTTAGTTAGTGGTTGCATAGATCCAAAAGGAATATTACACTCTGAAAATCTTgatttttaaaattataaaagcCCAAGTATTTTGAGGTCTGGGCTTTGGGCCTCCAAACAAACAGGGCTTCCAGCTTTAAAAAATAGTAATaattatatatgatattttgGTTGGGTTGCGATGGATATTATTGATGTATGGCAGATTTGTAGGGGCGCTGCATATAGAGTATTGTATTTGTGCAGCAATTGCGATTTACTCAATTTTTTTGAGGGAAAAAGGCCTCTAGTTTTTACTTCGCTTTAAGCCACCAAAATGGTTGAACCGGCCCTGGCTAAAATAATATAACCTATTCATCCCCATCTAAATTCTAAATGACTAAATCTAATTTAAAACACATTTGACACCGTATTCACATTCTCATATTATGTCTCTTTTTTTAGATGAATTCACCTATTTACAACATGAAATTCACTTTGTTTGACCTTTAAAGTCAAACATAACCCAACTGCTATAGTTTCTTGAATTACAAGCAGTTAGTTAACAAAATCTTGTTGTTCAACAGCATGATCTCGAAGAAATCGACATGGAAACAGTAGAGAAACAAGCTGCAGATCTAGAAAAAGAACTGATCACCAAAGAACAAGAAACATTTGAAGTACTCAAAGAACTCGAGTCAACGAAAGGAGTCATGGAAGGACTTAAAGTCAACCTCATGAAAGAAGTCTCATCAGTCCTCAATTCGAATCCGGATTCAGGGACTGTGACACCCGTTGACAAGTCAACGGATAGTTTGACCGTGTGTCCACTCCCATTGCCACCTGGCGTCATCTTGACGGAGCTAAAAGAAGCAAAGTCGAAGCTAAATAGAACAACCAATGATCTTGCTATGATCCGCGCTTCTGTTGAATCTTTAAACAAAAAAATGCGATCCCATAAGGCGAACTTGGCTGAAAAAGAAGTGGAAACCAAACGCGTGATTGAAGAGTCGATAGATGtttcaaacgggtcaaacaaattGACATATGAAGCACAACAGTTTATGAAAATGGAAGAGGCTGCACAATATGAGGTGATCAAGGCAACATCCGAGATTGAGCACACGAAAATGAGTATAAAAATGGTGGAAATGAGGTTAATTGCGGCAAAAAAGATGGAGGAGGCTGCTAGAGCTATGGAAGCAGTGGCTTGTGCTGAGAATATTGGCGGTGATAAACCGATGATTCGCGAAGGAATAACGCTTTCGTATGAAGAATACTCTGAACTCTCGCAAAAGGCGCAAAAAGCCGAACAAGTTTTTAGGAAAAATGATTATCATAGGAAGGATGTTAATCTGTCTACAATGGGCTTTCTCAAGAAttcagttgatcaaacagatgaTGTTAAATTCAGCagaaaggcccttgaagaggcttTAGGTAACATTTTATTTTCAGCCTATGATTATTTAATCTAATTTAATTCCTTATGTTTGAATCAATATAACCAATTTGATACATGTTACAAAAGAATTGATTTATGAGGTTAAAATTAGATTTACCAATTTACCACATTCTTtaacataaaattaaaaaaaaaaaaaaaaattactcatTTTGCAAATCTTCActcatttgtttgtgtttttaccTCCTTTTTTGTTTTATGAAATACATCAAGTAAGTGGTTAGAATTTACCTAACACTCAAACATTTGATTATATAATTGGCATGCATAACGAGGAATCTTACGTCAAGTCAAATAATTTGCACGCATATCAAAGAATCTTACGTCAAGTCAAGTAGATTCGCACGCATCTCAAGTTCAAACACTATTTTCTACAAATAATTGTCCAATTCTTATAATTCGAGATGTATAAACTTGGTATAATATCATATTTACCAAATATACACATTTTTAAATTTAGGCCATTTATATCATTTCCTTAAAACATGTAGCAGACTATGAGAGTTTGAAGTGTAAGGAGAAAAAAGAAAATACGATATTATACAAGTTTTATGGTGTTTCTTAAGGCTATGAGTAATGGGCATTAGATGTGCGTGAAAAGGTTTGATAACGCCCTCAACACCGTCCCCTTaggcattataggggcatgaagaggGAGGGGCATTTCTAAAGTAACGCACAAAGTGGAGAAAAATAATGAAAAGTAATGAATGAAATGGGCATTAAGAGACATTAACCATTGTATGTTTTTGAAGGGGCACTATGTTGCTGATGTGGCAAAAAAAATGCCCATTAATTAGGGGGGCATTAACCATTACGCATGGTCTAATATTACATGAGTGTTTATAAATTGCATGTCCAAACTTACTCTTAACTTACTTGTTCCTTAATTAACAGGGCCTAGAACAGATGCTGCAAATGGAAACAATCTTGAATACAAAAATGGTAATAATCACTCAAAAACCAGAAACTTAACCCCGCTCCGTGGTTATACTCCTCGACGATACGAACCATTGATTAGGGATGATTCAAACTTGATCAACAAGGAATCAAGGCCGGTTTTGAGAACAAGTGTCTCAATTGGTGATATCTTGAGCAGAAAACTTATCCTACAAGATAATATAGTTGTTCGCGAGGATGTTGAAAGTCAAACCCGAAGAGATGATGCATCTTTAAGCGAAATGCTTCGCGAACAAAGCAGTCTTATATTTCATGAATCTGGAAAAACCGACAAAGAAGGTAGAATCGATAAGCAGTTCTATACTCAAAGGAAGAAATTTGGTTTCATTCATGTATCACTACCTTTAACCAAACATAACAGGAAGAAACCAAATCCACAACCTCCACATGCATTAAATATTAAGTATCCTTAATTTTCTTGAAGTtatgattgtttatttttttttttcttaaggTTTTGGTTTGGGGTgtggatgattttttttttttttttttttttttttttttttttttgtagatggTTTATATGATGTGTTTGATGTGTTGTTTTTTGTTACATACAAGTGTGTTCTACTAGAGTTTGTCTAAATTTCTATGTAAAGAATGTATGTTTTTTTATTATGACATATTAATCCTATGGAATCATGATTATTCTTTTATTTTTGCTTTCAACTACAATGTTATATTTGTAACTCATATGTTGTTATGAAAGCGGTTAAGCCTTAGGTGACAAGAAATTCTTGGGATAATCTAAGATCGCACTCTAGTTTTTTAGTCGAAATCAAGCAAAACAACACACGGAATTACAAGTGTTTGTGAATTTTTATGTCAAGACCGAATccttttatatgtatatatataacacCCGAATCGCTGTTACATAATAGAACAGATGTGATGTTAGAACAGATTTAGGAGAGAACAGATGTGATGTTAGAACAGTTGTTAGATCAGATGTTAGGAAAAGGACTGGAATTGTAATAAGTCAAATGTATAGGGTCTGCTGTAAACTTGGTAGTTAGAGTTGTTATTAGCAGTTAATAAAGTGAACAGCCCTCAAGCTAACAACTAAGCTTGAATTGGGTTTTCCCTCTCTTCCTCTCTGTGTTTTTCTCAATCTCAGGCTATCAATCGCTTTTGAGGAACAATTCGTACATTCTTAGGCCATGTGTTGTGGTAGAGCCTCATGGAGCCCTATGATGGGTGGTTATGTGACAAGTGGCGAAACGCGTAAGAAAGTGGGGTTATATAAGTTAAGTATGTAGTGGGGGTTATATATATGTGAGGTTATACTATGTATGTATATACGTGAGGGAAATCACATGTGTAGAGCCGTTGTCACCATAGCGGGGGCTTCCAAAATCTCAAGCCATAGCGCCCCGGGGGACGGTGTTCTCGGTCGCTATGGAGTGTTTTGGGTGGGTATGGCGTCGGAAAACGCTCGACTACGGAAGGTCTCGAGGGTAGAAGGGGTGGTTATCACCCATCACCCATCACACACCACACCCATCACCAATTGATACCTTATTCCATCACATTCCATCGCAATTCAATCTATCATAGAAGGGGTGGTCATCATTCATCCATCACTCATCACTTATCAATcactcatttttttttaaattaaacaaataagatataaaattaaaaacaaataaaaatcaaTATTTATAAAATgcactaaaataaaaaaaatacaaataacAAGAAAAATAATTACTAATACTtcaaaactaaaataaaaaactACTCTCCGTCGGAATCGGGAAATTGAACacctccaacaatctttaaaaataattctttcgACACACGAAACCGCGTTCTAAACGTATTGCCATTATTTTTTGGGTTTTCAACAAAGTAACCATTCATTAGAACTTCATTAGCCTCTTCCCAATCGCGACAAACAGTTTTTTTCTTTAACCGTCCCGTATCTTCAAGCTCTGCGAGCCAAGACATCTTttcaaaaaaaatccaaaacaCAACCCGTAGATTCCGACGAACTAGACGAGTCGGGCAGAAATGCACTCGAGTACTCTATATCCCCCATaggtattttttttaaactacaAAATATAGAAGAGTAGAGGATTATTAGAGTTGAGATGTAAATGAAATGGGTAAAGATTTGATGTACTTAAAGGTAAAACAactaaacataaacaaacaaaatttTATAGCGGGTCGGATTAGATCGAACTGGGATGGGTCAATTTAAATATTCAAACATTCACACCCTAGTTTCTAACTTCCTATCACATTAACAAACAAAGTTTCAAGTAAACAACATAAAAAACCATCATAAGTAAAGTAACAAAAAAAACATCAAAGTTCAAACGCTCCCAACTTTTATTTCTCCTAATcattaaataaaacaaacaaaaaacttATCTAAAACACACCTTGGTCTTTAATTTATAGAATCCAGAGGGAAAAAAAAGTGGTTCAACCTATTTCCTCTTGAGAAATTGCGCTATTACTTCCCAACTCATGTTCCTATCACATATAAATcgctccataagttcataaaacaacactaaacacttaaaaaAGATAAACAATCAGGTTCAACTAATACCATAGtccataattttcaattttaattttcaaaaattcaaGCCCTAGTTTTAAATGTTTATTAGtgatcatttaaacaaacaaaactttaactaaaacaacaaaatcattaactacaagtctagaacaataaaaaattatcaaaaaactttaaaaaatcaAACTCTTATACATCTATATTTTCTTCTAATCACCACATAAAAAACAATCAATAAAGAAAGGATGTTCATTCTAGGTCAATTTTCCGACgtaattaagtgaataagtggttaaaaataattatataaattgtgTTACATATTCATTATAATCAgtgtttactttttttttataaattcacaATATTTTTTATAAGGGGGACAGTTGAAATTTTTCAAGGGGTGTGGTTAGGATTTTCGACGAAAATT is from Helianthus annuus cultivar XRQ/B chromosome 9, HanXRQr2.0-SUNRISE, whole genome shotgun sequence and encodes:
- the LOC110878051 gene encoding WEB family protein At2g40480; protein product: MAGTLQSPRVEIDTSPPFGSVKEAVTRFGGRGSWIPVQVPRLAGHDLEEIDMETVEKQAADLEKELITKEQETFEVLKELESTKGVMEGLKVNLMKEVSSVLNSNPDSGTVTPVDKSTDSLTVCPLPLPPGVILTELKEAKSKLNRTTNDLAMIRASVESLNKKMRSHKANLAEKEVETKRVIEESIDVSNGSNKLTYEAQQFMKMEEAAQYEVIKATSEIEHTKMSIKMVEMRLIAAKKMEEAARAMEAVACAENIGGDKPMIREGITLSYEEYSELSQKAQKAEQVFRKNDYHRKDVNLSTMGFLKNSVDQTDDVKFSRKALEEALGPRTDAANGNNLEYKNGNNHSKTRNLTPLRGYTPRRYEPLIRDDSNLINKESRPVLRTSVSIGDILSRKLILQDNIVVREDVESQTRRDDASLSEMLREQSSLIFHESGKTDKEGRIDKQFYTQRKKFGFIHVSLPLTKHNRKKPNPQPPHALNIKYP